Proteins co-encoded in one Leptospira levettii genomic window:
- a CDS encoding SPOR domain-containing protein: protein MKERVFYVINLDKQRIGVLSLFLFALFFSIFFLGVSVGKGKTEETHTSMKPALANTNPETTETNLPTPDSLAKKGEETTNLNPQGTQVASSLVQGTKPKESVSSQEIPMADIGNHPYYMETSTAKDEEEEKKQQVVDLTKSKEQRNVYVAKEEKLKNISPVSKGKEKPNHVSSNIPKSVKNNDGKYLTIQLAAFTNRKSAETFLSQLQADNQGKLKSKSFIVVKNGFFVVQLGKSKDKDSLLKTLSKTNMPKEIKAKAMVIQYQPLS, encoded by the coding sequence ATGAAAGAGAGAGTTTTTTACGTTATCAATTTAGACAAACAAAGGATTGGAGTATTATCACTCTTTCTATTTGCCTTATTTTTTTCGATTTTCTTCTTAGGAGTTTCAGTCGGGAAAGGGAAAACGGAAGAAACACATACTTCCATGAAACCGGCTCTCGCTAACACAAACCCAGAGACTACGGAAACGAATCTACCTACTCCCGATTCATTGGCCAAAAAAGGAGAAGAGACTACAAATTTGAATCCGCAAGGAACTCAAGTTGCTTCCTCTTTAGTCCAAGGTACAAAACCAAAAGAATCCGTTTCTTCACAAGAAATTCCAATGGCTGATATTGGGAACCATCCATACTACATGGAAACTTCAACAGCGAAAGATGAGGAAGAAGAAAAGAAACAACAAGTTGTTGATTTGACAAAATCAAAAGAACAAAGAAATGTTTATGTGGCAAAAGAAGAGAAATTAAAAAACATTTCTCCTGTTTCCAAAGGAAAAGAAAAACCAAATCATGTTTCTTCCAACATTCCAAAATCGGTAAAAAATAACGACGGAAAGTATTTAACCATCCAATTAGCTGCATTTACAAACCGTAAATCAGCAGAGACATTTTTATCCCAACTCCAAGCGGATAACCAAGGCAAACTCAAATCTAAATCATTCATTGTAGTGAAAAATGGATTTTTTGTGGTACAACTTGGTAAATCCAAAGATAAGGATTCGTTGTTAAAAACGTTATCCAAAACAAATATGCCGAAAGAAATTAAGGCAAAAGCAATGGTCATCCAATACCAACCATTATCATAA
- the coaE gene encoding dephospho-CoA kinase (Dephospho-CoA kinase (CoaE) performs the final step in coenzyme A biosynthesis.) codes for MALVSNKTLIGITGSIGSGKSTALSIFGELGAVTISSDAIARTFTEPNSPVKSELISIFGPSIELEDGTINRTKIAELAFSNESKLKSLNELLHPLVRKSFLQFFQSQKEGSIVAWEVPLLFETDAHTICDFTVTVYLPKDQNWERVKQRGGMEKSDFERRTSSQMDIEKKKSLSDFVVTNDTDREGLKEQIVIIYKEIQKRIQK; via the coding sequence GTGGCACTCGTTTCCAACAAAACATTAATTGGGATCACTGGATCGATAGGATCAGGGAAATCCACTGCACTTTCCATCTTTGGAGAATTAGGTGCAGTGACGATCAGTTCTGATGCGATTGCCCGTACATTCACAGAACCAAATAGCCCAGTCAAATCAGAATTAATCTCTATTTTTGGACCTTCCATTGAACTGGAAGATGGTACAATCAATCGTACTAAAATTGCCGAACTCGCTTTTAGCAACGAATCAAAGTTAAAGTCATTAAATGAACTCCTACATCCTTTGGTCAGAAAATCATTCCTTCAATTCTTCCAATCCCAAAAAGAAGGGAGTATTGTCGCTTGGGAAGTTCCACTCCTATTTGAGACTGATGCTCATACCATTTGTGATTTCACGGTGACAGTTTACCTTCCCAAAGACCAAAACTGGGAACGAGTGAAACAACGAGGCGGGATGGAAAAATCTGATTTTGAAAGAAGAACTTCATCACAGATGGACATTGAGAAAAAAAAGTCTCTCTCTGATTTTGTCGTAACGAACGATACTGATAGAGAAGGCTTAAAAGAACAAATCGTAATTATCTATAAAGAAATTCAAAAAAGGATTCAAAAATGA
- a CDS encoding tyrosine-type recombinase/integrase: MEKFKLSNILNLPVSKRELNRFLSFYKSLNGKQITSEAIIRYLLTRRQAGITSKTLKADKSAILHCLKILSLGSEKSQLELTKIRSIVHESVKLHCPPTRIRETDLISESEMKLFMKQAPLRLRLIAYFLWTTGLRPHELLNLKWKDGIQKGEFVEFTLKGKGERIRHILAPSELVAKLFPTFQSKDYLFANLKGEQLTQNALNKMFSRYGVRILGRRVFPYLFRHTFATSQIKAGIDIGAISEFMGNSPELLVRVYLHSSMKADSIMSQYQRIA, encoded by the coding sequence ATGGAAAAATTCAAACTCTCTAATATTCTAAATCTTCCTGTTAGCAAAAGAGAACTCAACAGGTTTTTATCCTTTTATAAATCGCTTAACGGAAAACAAATCACATCGGAAGCTATCATCCGTTATCTTCTCACAAGAAGGCAAGCTGGTATCACTTCCAAAACCTTGAAGGCAGATAAATCCGCTATTTTGCACTGCTTAAAAATCCTCTCTCTTGGTTCTGAAAAATCTCAACTCGAATTAACAAAGATTAGATCCATTGTGCATGAATCAGTCAAACTCCATTGTCCACCTACAAGAATCAGAGAAACCGATTTAATCTCTGAATCGGAAATGAAACTCTTCATGAAGCAAGCACCTTTACGGCTTCGCCTCATCGCCTATTTTCTTTGGACAACAGGACTCAGGCCACATGAATTGCTTAACCTAAAATGGAAGGATGGGATCCAGAAAGGGGAATTCGTAGAATTCACGTTAAAGGGCAAAGGAGAAAGGATCCGACACATCCTAGCACCTTCAGAACTTGTCGCAAAGCTATTCCCTACTTTCCAATCTAAAGACTATCTATTTGCAAATTTAAAGGGAGAGCAACTTACCCAAAACGCACTAAACAAAATGTTTTCTCGTTATGGTGTAAGGATCTTAGGAAGGCGAGTGTTCCCCTATTTGTTCAGGCATACTTTCGCAACTTCTCAAATCAAAGCTGGAATCGATATCGGAGCAATCTCCGAGTTTATGGGTAACTCACCTGAACTCTTGGTTAGGGTATATCTTCACTCATCTATGAAAGCAGATTCAATCATGAGCCAATACCAACGGATAGCATAA
- a CDS encoding alpha/beta fold hydrolase, producing MKPNQTLKLTILLVVFSILGCASSLHKTGISIERFRSDLESKSIVVDDLVWKYTEKPGNGETLLVVHGFGGDKDHWTRFSRHLPKNIRVIAPDLPGFGESSKPESIPYTQEAQAVRLQQFTEKLGLTEFHIAGNSMGGGISGIFAAKYPKLVKSLILFDNAGIKSPVPSEMQTIELTGKESPLLVKDTEDFDRLLKFTFVKPPYLPSFLKSYFAEKSVANREWNGQILKQIRKEGYVLESQLDKIQAPCLTIWGKEDKVIHYSVMDVLKKKLKTKLETVLLENIGHAPMIEDPELSAKLVQDWIINGTVNKN from the coding sequence ATGAAACCAAACCAAACACTCAAACTCACCATTCTTCTAGTCGTTTTTAGTATCTTAGGATGTGCATCCAGTCTTCACAAAACAGGCATTAGCATCGAAAGATTCAGGTCTGACTTGGAATCAAAATCGATTGTGGTTGATGATTTGGTATGGAAGTATACGGAAAAACCTGGGAACGGAGAAACACTTCTCGTCGTACACGGCTTTGGTGGTGACAAAGACCATTGGACACGTTTTTCAAGACACCTTCCCAAAAACATACGGGTAATCGCACCTGATTTACCTGGATTTGGCGAATCAAGTAAACCCGAATCCATCCCATACACCCAAGAAGCACAAGCGGTGCGTCTGCAACAATTCACGGAAAAATTAGGGCTTACCGAATTTCATATCGCAGGAAATTCAATGGGTGGTGGGATATCAGGAATTTTTGCAGCCAAATACCCGAAACTTGTGAAGTCACTGATCCTATTTGACAATGCAGGGATCAAAAGCCCTGTCCCAAGTGAAATGCAAACAATTGAACTTACTGGTAAGGAAAGCCCACTGCTTGTCAAAGACACTGAAGATTTTGACAGACTTCTCAAATTTACATTTGTAAAACCACCTTACTTACCATCTTTTCTTAAGTCCTATTTTGCTGAGAAATCTGTAGCCAATCGAGAGTGGAATGGACAAATATTAAAACAAATCAGGAAAGAGGGTTATGTCTTAGAGTCACAACTGGATAAAATCCAAGCTCCTTGCCTTACCATTTGGGGAAAAGAAGACAAGGTAATCCATTATTCGGTTATGGATGTATTAAAAAAGAAACTAAAAACAAAATTGGAAACCGTACTCCTTGAAAATATAGGACATGCTCCCATGATTGAAGACCCAGAATTGTCCGCCAAACTCGTACAAGACTGGATCATCAATGGAACTGTAAACAAAAACTAA
- a CDS encoding DUF2452 domain-containing protein, whose translation MEESTIPHHSLTYGTSRLAPAISLVDRAKEIELAEESVKLHVHGKLEVIAKQIRALKEEAELILKQAEKDIELHKAKCQFEKKPGQVIYLYSKEEGDYFSLLSPIEWGGNPPHPFKGAYTMNPDRSFSEIKDNI comes from the coding sequence ATGGAAGAATCCACGATCCCCCACCACAGCCTCACATATGGAACCAGTCGACTAGCACCCGCAATTAGTTTGGTGGATCGTGCAAAAGAAATTGAATTGGCGGAAGAATCAGTCAAACTCCATGTTCATGGAAAGTTGGAGGTCATTGCCAAACAAATTCGTGCTTTGAAAGAAGAAGCTGAACTCATCCTCAAACAAGCGGAAAAGGATATTGAACTGCATAAGGCAAAATGCCAATTTGAAAAAAAACCAGGTCAGGTGATTTACCTTTATTCGAAAGAGGAAGGAGATTATTTTTCTCTTCTATCCCCAATCGAATGGGGAGGAAATCCTCCACATCCTTTTAAAGGGGCTTATACCATGAACCCTGACCGCAGTTTTTCAGAAATCAAAGATAATATCTAA
- a CDS encoding VapE domain-containing protein produces the protein MIELVQKELQKSIPAKYYESFFAKMTLVKMNETRIVFGLEGSGASTTKKHIENKYFNELESAVSSSVGKRKIEILVLEKIDTTKTPKQSDKIDYDGEVHKVESYLKDHLTIRYNVLNRCLEHKPKGMKDFVLWSDRDFSDLYLNLRRQKEFKYVSRDTLLAILTSSFVPSFHPVREYFPSIADQWDGKTDYIGQVCSCVNVTNDIKFRQFFEKWLFASLHTLYSERPFKNEYCLIFQGSQGWFKSTFIDGLIPKALAPYYNSRIPENLKSKDLVIMASSVFIWNLDEIDSITRKKEAAELKQFLSNSVAIERAAYGRNMQSWTRISNFLGACNKVEFLIDETGNRRFIVFSLAEAIKINKFQKIPIEKFWAQVYCKYKKAKTSQIYMSPEEKLAIAANNLQYEYHNNDYEIILKYFQMLPLNQYDSKNKSHQWLSATDIFLFIHSKHPTFKMNTAWIGRGLMQLKFEKRRTNANGKQFLVSIQNQKN, from the coding sequence ATGATTGAACTCGTACAAAAAGAACTACAGAAGTCTATCCCTGCCAAATATTACGAAAGTTTTTTTGCAAAGATGACTCTCGTGAAAATGAATGAAACTAGAATCGTTTTCGGCTTAGAAGGATCAGGAGCTTCCACAACAAAGAAGCATATTGAAAATAAATATTTCAATGAACTTGAATCAGCCGTTTCCTCTTCTGTCGGGAAAAGGAAAATTGAAATCCTTGTATTAGAAAAAATAGATACAACGAAAACGCCTAAACAATCGGACAAAATAGATTATGACGGCGAAGTCCACAAAGTCGAATCCTATTTAAAAGATCATCTTACCATTCGCTACAATGTTCTAAACCGATGCTTAGAACACAAACCGAAAGGAATGAAAGACTTTGTCCTTTGGAGTGATCGAGATTTTTCAGACCTTTATTTAAACCTACGAAGACAAAAGGAATTTAAGTATGTTTCGAGAGATACTCTCCTTGCGATACTTACTTCTAGTTTTGTTCCTTCTTTCCATCCTGTAAGAGAATACTTCCCTTCTATTGCTGACCAGTGGGATGGAAAAACAGATTATATTGGACAGGTCTGCTCTTGTGTAAATGTGACGAATGATATCAAGTTTAGACAATTCTTTGAAAAATGGCTCTTTGCTTCCTTACATACATTGTATTCAGAAAGACCATTTAAGAATGAATACTGTTTAATCTTCCAAGGTTCTCAAGGCTGGTTTAAATCGACTTTCATTGATGGATTGATTCCGAAAGCACTTGCACCTTATTATAACTCTAGAATTCCAGAGAATCTAAAATCAAAAGACTTGGTTATCATGGCTTCTAGTGTTTTCATTTGGAACCTTGATGAAATCGATAGCATCACAAGAAAAAAGGAAGCGGCTGAACTCAAACAGTTCCTTTCCAATTCAGTAGCGATTGAAAGAGCGGCTTATGGTCGAAATATGCAATCATGGACTAGGATATCAAATTTCCTAGGAGCATGTAACAAGGTTGAATTCCTCATCGATGAGACAGGAAACAGAAGGTTTATTGTTTTCTCACTTGCTGAAGCAATTAAGATAAACAAATTTCAAAAGATACCAATTGAAAAGTTTTGGGCACAAGTTTACTGCAAATACAAAAAAGCAAAGACTTCTCAAATTTATATGTCACCAGAAGAGAAGTTAGCAATTGCAGCTAACAACCTTCAATACGAATATCATAACAATGATTATGAAATCATTCTAAAATACTTCCAAATGCTTCCTTTAAATCAATACGATTCAAAGAACAAGAGTCATCAATGGCTGAGTGCAACCGATATATTTTTATTCATACATTCAAAGCACCCTACCTTTAAAATGAATACTGCCTGGATCGGCAGAGGACTGATGCAATTAAAATTCGAGAAAAGACGAACCAATGCAAACGGTAAACAATTTCTCGTTTCAATCCAAAATCAAAAAAACTAG
- a CDS encoding pentapeptide repeat-containing protein — translation MDFRKFWNRYLWYVNLWHRKLRQANFRKTHLRHTDLRNLEGRHFKTFEESEFIYT, via the coding sequence ATTGATTTTAGGAAGTTTTGGAATAGATATCTTTGGTATGTTAATCTTTGGCATCGAAAACTTAGGCAGGCTAATTTTCGGAAAACTCATCTTAGGCATACTGATCTTAGGAACCTTGAAGGAAGGCATTTTAAGACCTTTGAAGAATCCGAGTTCATCTACACCTGA
- a CDS encoding YidB family protein encodes MSFFESLKAVAAQAVELVQNNPQVVSGIQKIIEENGGVSGIVQKFKEKGFADAASSWVGTGENVSIGADDVLKVLGNDSVKELAKKVGLDTDATAGLVGNLLPIVIDKLSPDGNEPSGDITSQLSSLASLFTK; translated from the coding sequence ATGAGTTTTTTTGAAAGTTTAAAAGCCGTCGCAGCTCAGGCAGTAGAGCTAGTCCAAAACAATCCCCAAGTTGTTTCTGGGATCCAAAAGATCATCGAAGAAAATGGTGGAGTATCGGGAATTGTGCAAAAATTCAAAGAAAAAGGTTTTGCAGATGCTGCTTCTTCTTGGGTAGGAACTGGTGAAAATGTAAGCATCGGTGCCGATGATGTTTTGAAGGTCTTAGGAAATGACTCAGTGAAGGAACTAGCGAAAAAAGTGGGTCTTGATACTGACGCTACAGCAGGGCTTGTTGGAAATTTATTGCCTATCGTTATTGATAAATTATCACCTGATGGCAATGAACCATCTGGAGACATCACTTCTCAACTTTCCAGTTTGGCATCCTTATTCACTAAATAG
- a CDS encoding FG-GAP-like repeat-containing protein encodes MAKRVFFNIFKRSIVAIGFFLFLSNCWANPLTHPPLECLMKLDNFLCPNKDLLKRYSPGIYLYLLPESRATISNLTNYSIVETGFVVGTAPSDVSFVNVGYDDAPPTRVPVVNGSWSFPLPAKAITNSFWIYGSLHTIYVQIPLEKPNVILVRKGTNKDTNGDGYPDLIVSANNSAANIGYGYVYTTNINTKQLNVTPNTSLTDGITQTYFGSRIASGDFNGDGFADVFVGAQAYTPATNYLGKAYLFLSRGQSGIPSQNLNSGGTADAVLSGLSGTGRFGTNIIGADINNDGYDDGIFASPWNDEVFIFYSQGSPAIKTQDTNTADISYKPNVNDNFGSYALAGDVNGDGYLDLVVSAATYSSSLGRIYIFISNQGLLPSSPQQFLVAPVVPSPGCATGTGCQFGANFVLDYFNSDRCIDLAVGGPTFNTNQGIVFVYHSNCDSTSPYQNQPVSTFIGPPTLSCNGSSCLFGGTLASGDSNGDGSPDLLIGSTGASSGIGDVYLVLNDQNTGFRNMDLSAGGSSASLFSGSFANRNFSQGIRFQDTNADGLQDIVISEPTTTNQVYTFHSIRGGVPTNQNLNSGGVTSQTLIPPAGTAFGNTIAQLRNKAEEYLIAMIMKAKFFMGWI; translated from the coding sequence ATGGCAAAACGTGTTTTTTTTAACATATTTAAGCGAAGTATTGTTGCCATTGGTTTTTTTCTATTTTTATCCAATTGTTGGGCAAATCCTTTAACCCACCCTCCTCTCGAATGTCTGATGAAGTTAGACAATTTCCTTTGTCCAAATAAAGATTTGCTCAAACGATATTCACCTGGAATTTATTTATATTTATTACCAGAATCTAGAGCTACCATTTCCAATTTGACAAATTACTCCATCGTGGAGACGGGCTTTGTTGTAGGAACTGCACCATCTGACGTCAGTTTTGTGAATGTCGGTTATGATGACGCCCCACCGACAAGAGTCCCTGTTGTCAATGGAAGTTGGAGTTTTCCTTTACCAGCAAAAGCGATAACAAATAGTTTTTGGATCTATGGAAGTTTGCACACTATTTATGTACAAATCCCATTAGAAAAACCGAATGTTATCCTTGTTCGTAAAGGTACAAATAAAGACACGAACGGAGATGGGTATCCTGATTTGATTGTGTCGGCGAATAATTCAGCTGCAAATATAGGATATGGATACGTATATACAACAAACATTAATACAAAACAACTGAATGTTACACCGAACACAAGTTTAACGGATGGGATCACGCAAACTTATTTTGGTTCTCGGATTGCATCTGGAGATTTCAACGGAGATGGGTTTGCTGATGTGTTTGTTGGAGCTCAAGCTTACACTCCCGCTACAAATTATCTAGGTAAAGCATATCTTTTCCTAAGCCGTGGTCAATCAGGTATCCCATCCCAAAATCTAAATTCGGGTGGAACAGCGGACGCAGTTCTTAGCGGATTGTCTGGGACAGGGAGATTTGGAACGAATATTATCGGAGCCGACATTAACAACGATGGTTATGATGACGGAATTTTTGCATCTCCTTGGAATGATGAAGTATTTATATTTTATAGCCAAGGATCTCCTGCAATCAAGACACAGGATACCAATACTGCTGATATATCGTATAAACCAAATGTTAACGATAATTTCGGATCGTATGCATTAGCAGGAGATGTGAATGGAGATGGTTATTTAGACCTTGTTGTCAGTGCAGCTACCTATTCCTCTAGTTTGGGAAGGATCTATATTTTTATTTCCAATCAAGGATTATTGCCATCATCTCCCCAGCAATTTTTGGTTGCCCCAGTTGTACCTTCCCCTGGTTGTGCGACGGGAACTGGTTGCCAATTTGGGGCAAATTTTGTTTTGGATTATTTTAATTCAGATCGTTGTATCGATCTTGCTGTTGGTGGACCCACCTTCAATACAAACCAAGGGATTGTTTTTGTATACCATTCCAATTGTGATTCCACAAGTCCTTATCAAAATCAGCCAGTGTCAACATTCATTGGACCTCCTACTCTTAGTTGTAATGGTAGTAGTTGTTTGTTTGGAGGTACTCTTGCATCAGGTGATTCAAATGGAGATGGATCGCCTGATCTTTTGATTGGATCCACTGGTGCTAGTTCTGGGATCGGTGACGTTTATTTAGTGTTAAATGATCAAAACACAGGATTTCGCAATATGGATCTAAGCGCCGGAGGATCATCGGCTAGTCTCTTTTCAGGTTCATTTGCAAATCGAAATTTTTCCCAAGGAATTAGATTCCAAGATACCAATGCTGATGGCCTACAAGACATTGTGATCTCTGAACCAACAACCACCAATCAAGTATATACCTTCCATAGCATCCGTGGAGGAGTTCCAACAAACCAGAACCTAAATTCTGGTGGTGTGACAAGCCAAACACTGATCCCTCCAGCTGGAACTGCTTTTGGGAATACAATTGCACAATTGAGAAACAAGGCAGAAGAGTATTTGATTGCAATGATAATGAAAGCTAAATTCTTTATGGGTTGGATTTAG
- a CDS encoding peptidoglycan-binding domain-containing protein: MLLSLGSKGPLVATLQNNLTRLGFILKPDGIFGTATKAAVIAFQKKHGLVQDGIVGPATNSKINSELSNVNPVTAAYNTMILQPKPTDPVPVTNTSAPTPTIPIAIPPVQMPTYAVTQDKPQTEAKGGSSLLLWFGVGAVAYFVMKK; this comes from the coding sequence ATGTTACTATCACTTGGATCAAAAGGCCCATTAGTTGCCACTCTACAAAACAACCTTACTCGTTTAGGTTTCATTTTAAAACCAGATGGAATCTTTGGCACTGCCACTAAAGCGGCTGTCATAGCATTCCAGAAAAAACATGGACTTGTTCAAGATGGAATTGTAGGCCCTGCAACTAACAGTAAAATCAATTCTGAACTCTCAAACGTGAATCCTGTAACAGCGGCTTACAATACAATGATATTGCAACCAAAACCAACAGATCCTGTTCCAGTGACGAATACGAGTGCCCCTACTCCTACCATTCCAATTGCAATTCCTCCGGTGCAAATGCCAACGTATGCGGTAACTCAAGACAAACCTCAAACAGAAGCAAAAGGCGGATCCTCTTTACTGCTTTGGTTTGGTGTTGGTGCAGTTGCATACTTTGTAATGAAAAAATAA